In a genomic window of Babylonia areolata isolate BAREFJ2019XMU chromosome 3, ASM4173473v1, whole genome shotgun sequence:
- the LOC143279744 gene encoding uncharacterized protein LOC143279744: MALDYRKNTYRPNRPDTRMRTTYGIMSEWVQGPAAVKPRRVGLPQGLLARNNPSPKFANKRPRRGHQQYVYMRNNLLPAASDPRLDERRAALDESLPVHARYTSDCGYDDFHKAYRAAKRVGPPEDFPLWGPPRLRHGRQGGSWRHVKEVLQAGGNRIVFVDGQISVKDTQDLDTVPGGHLVLSHRGPQLNRDLDAMLHKHMPSPRPMQRDGAGTDRQCGAVTAQKGMEKNNWSVIR; this comes from the exons GACCACCTACGGGATCATGTCCGAGTGGGTCCAGGGTCCGGCAGCGGTCAAACCCCGGCGGGTCGGACTGCCTCAGGGTCTGCTGGCCCGCAACAACCCCTCGCCCAAGTTCGCCAACAAGCGGCCACGGCGGGGACACCAGCAGTACGTGTACATGAGGAACAACCTGCTGCCTGCAGCGTCGGACCCCCGCTTGGATGAAAGGAGGGCGGcg CTGGACGAATCGCTGCCTGTCCACGCCCGCTACACGTCGGACTGTGGCTACGATGACTTCCACAAGGCGTACCGGGCGGCGAAGCGAGTGGGACCTCCAGAAGACTTCCCACTTTGGGGTCCTCCCAG ACTACGTCACGGTCGTCAAGGAGGCAGCTGGAGACACGTGAAGGAGGTGTTGCAAGCAGGAGGCAACCGCATTGTCTTTGTGGATG GTCAGATCTCGGTCAAGGACACCCAGGACCTTGACACAGTTCCGGGAGGTCACCTGGTGCTGTCTCACCGAGGACCTCAGCTCAACCGCGACCTGGACGCCATGCTTCACAAGCACATGCCTTCCCCTCGCCCCATGCAAAGAGACGGTGCAGGGAcag ATCGACAATGCGGCGCGGTGACCGCTCAGAAGGGCATGGAGAAAAACAACTGGAGTGTCATCAGATGA